The Streptomyces sp. NL15-2K genome contains a region encoding:
- a CDS encoding helix-turn-helix transcriptional regulator, giving the protein MQLGQELRRLREQAEREDGTGRGLTRAQAVDGTSVSESQLHRVEKGLTSLPKVEQLRQLLDRYGVTDLDDVDFLLDIHKNSLSRGWWSPYRGFMPSGFSISVGLEGDAKIHRAYQPSVMFGLFQTEAYMRAMFENAKPVDERNTEFVERNIEIRLRRKDAITRSDRPVEVHVILEEATLRRVFGSAEVMREQYQHLAELAALENVTVQILPMAVPVYRSITNFTLMEFERPLPTVVTMDTWEGVTVSDKDTEIWKFSRRFDAMRAEAAPPRDTPRFLERAARELEES; this is encoded by the coding sequence ATGCAACTCGGGCAGGAGCTGCGGCGCCTGCGCGAGCAGGCGGAGAGGGAGGACGGCACGGGGCGGGGGTTGACGAGGGCGCAGGCGGTCGATGGAACCAGCGTCTCCGAGTCGCAACTGCACCGCGTGGAGAAGGGGTTGACCAGCCTTCCCAAGGTGGAGCAACTCCGGCAACTGCTTGACCGGTACGGGGTCACGGACCTGGACGACGTCGACTTCCTGCTGGATATCCACAAGAACTCGCTGAGTCGGGGTTGGTGGTCCCCGTACCGCGGCTTCATGCCGTCCGGCTTCAGCATCAGCGTCGGTCTGGAAGGAGATGCCAAGATCCACCGCGCTTACCAGCCGTCGGTGATGTTCGGCCTGTTCCAGACAGAGGCGTACATGCGGGCGATGTTCGAGAACGCCAAGCCCGTGGACGAACGGAACACCGAATTCGTCGAGCGGAACATCGAGATCCGGCTGCGTCGCAAGGACGCCATCACGCGCAGCGACCGGCCGGTCGAGGTGCATGTGATCCTCGAAGAGGCCACGCTGCGGCGGGTTTTCGGCAGCGCGGAGGTCATGCGGGAGCAGTACCAGCACCTGGCCGAACTGGCCGCGCTGGAAAACGTGACCGTGCAGATCCTGCCGATGGCCGTACCCGTTTACCGCTCCATCACGAACTTCACCCTCATGGAGTTCGAGCGCCCGCTGCCCACGGTCGTCACTATGGACACCTGGGAGGGCGTCACCGTGTCGGACAAGGACACGGAGATCTGGAAGTTCTCCCGCAGGTTCGACGCCATGCGGGCCGAGGCGGCCCCACCCCGGGACACACCACGTTTCCTGGAGCGAGCCGCACGAGAGTTGGAAGAGTCATGA
- a CDS encoding DUF397 domain-containing protein, whose product MNIPEEAWFKSSYSDDQGGNCVEVVNLPTHTSVAVRDSKLPHGPIVTLPPDAFAAFVDHLRHSRCPW is encoded by the coding sequence ATGAACATCCCTGAAGAAGCCTGGTTCAAGTCCTCCTACAGCGACGACCAGGGCGGCAACTGTGTCGAGGTGGTCAACCTCCCCACCCACACCTCGGTCGCCGTCCGCGACTCCAAGCTCCCCCACGGCCCCATTGTCACCCTCCCGCCGGATGCCTTCGCCGCGTTCGTTGACCACTTGCGCCACAGTCGCTGCCCTTGGTGA